In the genome of Spodoptera frugiperda isolate SF20-4 chromosome 1, AGI-APGP_CSIRO_Sfru_2.0, whole genome shotgun sequence, the window TGACCCTAACTCTGACATGGCTCAGTATGTAAGAGTTGTTAATACCCAAAAATGTATAAGAGCAGGAGGTAAACATAATGACCTTGATGATGTGGGTAAAGATGTCTACCACCATACTTTTTTTGAAATGATGGGTAACTGGTCTTTTGGTGACTATTTTAAGAAAGAAATATGTTCTTGGGCATGGGAACTACTAACTGAAGTTTATAAATTGCCTAAGGATCGTTTGTATGTAACTTATTTTGGAGGAGATGCTGCATCAGGACTTGAACCTGACCTCGAATGTAAAGAAATCTGGCTTAAATTAGGTCTCCCAGAGTCCCATATTCTTCCTGGTAGTATGAAGGATAACTTTTGGGAAATGGGTGAAACAGGACCATGTGGCCCTTGCTCAGAGTTGCATTATGATAGAATTGGAGGACGTGAAGCAGCTCATCTCGTCAACATGGATGACCCTGATGTACTCGAAATTTGGAATTTAGTGTTTATTCAGTTTAATAGAGAATCAGATGGTTCATTGAAGTTGCTACCAAAAAAACATATTGATTGTGGATTAGGTCTTGAAAGATTAGTGTCAGTAATTCAAAATAAGAGAGCTAATTATGACACAGATTTTTTCATGCCTATATTCAAGGCAATCGAAGTTGGCACGGGTACAAGGCCTTATACTGGAAAAGTCGGAGCTGAAGACGTTGATGGAATTGATATGGCATATAGGGTTTTGGCTGATCATGCTAGAACACTTACAATTGCTTTGTCAGATGGTGGATGTCCCGATAACACGGGTAGAGGTTATGTACTTAGAAGAATTTTAAGGAGAGCAGTACGTTATGCCTCTGAGAAACTTAATGCTAAGCCTGGGTTCTTTGGGTCTTTAGTTCATGTTGTTGTTGAACTATTAGGAGATGTTTTCCCTGAAATAACAAAAGATCCCTTATCTTTGATTCAACTGATAAATGAGGAAGAATTACAGTTCTTGAAAACACTTACAAGAGGAAGAAATTTACTCAATAGAAccattgaaaaattaaatggtaAAGTAATACCTGGCGATGTCGCGTGGCGACTTTATGATACATACGGATTTCCTATTGATCTGACACAACTTATGTGTGAAGAAAATGGGCTTACCATAGATATGGAGGCTTACGAAAAATCTAAGAAAGAATCTCAATTGATTTCGCAAGGAAAAGCTGCCGGTCAAGAAGATTTATTGGCATTAGATGTACATGCCATAAGTCATTTGCAAGACACTGGAGTACCTGCCACAGACGACTCCCCTAAATACAACTATGTTGCATCATCTAATGAAAGCGAAGCTGTATATAATTTCAGTCCTTGCATTGGAACCATCATTGCTTTACGTCATaacaaacaatttgtaaatGAAGTTTCTGGTCAACAATGTGGAGTTATTCTGGATAAAACTAGTTTCTATGCTGAACAAGGTGGCCAAATATATGATGAAGGATATATGGTAAAAACTGATGATGATAGCGTTGAGTTCGTGGTAACTAACGTCCAAGTTAAGGGAGGATATGTGCTACATATGGGAAAACTTGAAGGCACTTTAAAGGTTGGAGATAAGTTGTCTTTGCACATTGATACTGAAAGGCGAAGACTTGTAATGAATAACCATACCGGAACGCATGTTCTAAATAACGTATTAAGAAAAGTTCTTGGAAATGACTCTGACCAACGTGGATCCCTTGTTATGCCAGACCGTCTAAGGTTTGATTTTACTAACAAAGGCCCAATGACTTTAAAGCAAATTAAAGATACAGAAGACCAAATCAAGGAGATAATTTATGGAAATAAACCTGTTTATGCAAAACATACGAGCTTAAATGAAGCTAAAAAGATAAAGGGTCTAAGAGCTATGTTTGACGAACACTATCCAGATCCAGTTCGTGTAGTTTCTGTTGGAATACCAGTAGAAGAATTAGAGAAAAACCCGGACGGACCAGCCGCGTACGAAACTTCTGTAGAATTTTGTGGTGGATCACATTTGCATCAGACAGGTCATATTGGAGATTATGTAATCGTAAGCGAAGAAGGTATTGCAAAAGGAATACGCCGAATTGTCGCCTTGACTGGGCCAGAGGCATTAAAGGCTATAAGTAAATCGAGCTCATTGGAAAATGAAGTCAACAATATCGCAAATTTCATTAAGGATCAAAGTGACAACTTGAATCAAAAGGAAATTCTTAGAAAAATTGTTGACCTCACGAACGAAATTTCTCAAGCTCAGATATCGTATTGGAAAAAAGAAGAATTGAGAACTATGctcaaaaacttaaaaaaacaacttgaTGATAAAGAAAGGGCTGCAAAGGCTTTGACTATCACCCAAGTTTCCGAAAGAGCTAAAGAAATTTGCACGGAAAAGAAGGAAAGTAAAGTCATAGTTTCGGAATTAAAAGCATTTGGCAATACTAAGGCATTAGATGGCGCCTTAAAACAAGTAAAGCTACTCTGCCCAACAACCGCGGCTATGTTCTTCTCTGTAGACgatgaaacaaacaaaatattctgtCTTGCTGCTGTACCTAAAAACGCGATCGAAAAGGGTCTGTTAGCTTCTGAGTGGATCCAATCTGTTGTCCCAGTTATAGGTGGCAAGGGTGGTGGTAAAGCAGAATCTGGTCAAGCTTCTGGTAATAATTTCGCGAGTCTTGAGGAAGCAATGAAAGTTGCAGAGGAATTTGCTAATTTAAAGCTGTGCTAACTTTTTGTAAACGTCATAacgttttaacaaaaatattttttgtttcaaatacaaatgcttaattatttactttatattttaattaaataaagttaatttatttatgtgtttcactatatgtattatttattaatatgttacATAGTGTATACTTGGTAACCTCTGAAGCAGTGAGATTAACTGCGAAATACTCATAATATTCTAACTAGTAGTCTTCGCCCTCGTAGAATAGCGACTTTGTGTCCAAATTTTTTGTTCAAACCAAAACATActttgacatacatacatacttttcattaaaattacttGTGGATATTAGTGTGTGTAAACAGATTTTTACCGTTTCCCTATccaagttttgttttattgaaaaatatttacagtgCAGACACTATATTTACTgctttactataatattatgatcTGTGATTACTACgatgaaaaccggtagcgatcactaGATTATATAAGAGACACACTGAATATCAATGTCAAGCAGAAAGATCCCGCCTGGTTAAGAATTTTACGCTCCGTCCTTTTCGCGCCCGGATTCAGAACCCCGAAGCCTTCCAACTCTAACtgcataggtaggtatgtaatcACTTCCAGTGCCCGACTGACTGCGATAATGGTCGAGATTAATATTGCTGTTACCATTATGTTCACACCTATATCTTCGCCTGCTATGAATTTTATGACGTTTCATGGATTCTGCAGTAAAGTTATTAAAAGGGCAATGCTTTAAAATGTGGCAAGGTAGAGTATACATAGTATATATCccaaattcaatattattttacgttGAAACCATCACCAAtcgtatgatctttccgcagaTTAAACAGTAATTTTTCTGTGAACAAAATCACACCGTGGTGTGTAATTCTCGTAAATGTAATTCTTTATCCTTATTATTCATAACTTTCTTTATTAACAAACACAATAGCCAGTTATTCAGGCGCCCTGCTATATAAAATTTGAGCGGTTCGGTTGTAGTTTGGCCAAAACTAATAGCTTATTTGTGATCTCCTACTTATGGTCTACTATATTGTTCATCGACTCTGGGTCTTTTTGGGCTTTACCCTTACAGCTTGACTGGGCActcaaaaaaagaattgaaggGAAGGGTTTCTGTTgctaaaatacatttaattgcGTCATCGTTTTCGGTGAAGAGTTATCCCAAAAATGATTCCGGACAAATCAGCTGGATCTATGTACAAAGTACTCTGCAATGCAAGCTACATTTTGATTTGTTACTAGCGTTAGTCAGTGCTTTTTGTCACGTCCGAGTCGAACAAATCATTATGAACATTAacgctattattattatgatcaaATTAGTATGTTTGCTTTCACAAAGTACATCTTCTGTACCTTCTTATTCCGTGTCCCGACGATAATGAAGACGACAAAAAAGGAATTATCCAATTCGACACTCATGAACGAATTCGCATTTTAGAGATccattttttatgtacctagttaCTCGCATAAATACATTACGTTTTTCTAACTTCTTTACTTTCTAATAGGTACACAcccaaaattgtataaaatgaaattacaattactgtttaaaaattatttaatgaactttTAGGAGAACTTTGTTTTAAGTGTAgttcaaacaaatatttcttaaacAACCGACATTTACACTAACAATATCTACATAGTTTATCATGTAAgagtaatttattacaaatatattcatataattatttggTTGGTCTTTTTATGACAGCACCAATTCTATTGGTGATTGAATCCTCATATTGAGGTGGTGCAttcatgttataataatttacaataacttttagtgattctataataataatatatataacaattaaattattcctGTCCAAAGCCTTCAGTTTCTTCGATAGCAAAATTCAATTTTTCACATAATTGCTCGTAGCTCTTATAAGGTGGTAAGTCGAGTCGATTAAAACATGTGTGAGACCGAGGCAACCACGTGTCCTTTCCAACctgcaaaattaaaaaacagttGTCTGTGATAAATGAAGTAACTAAACACATTCATTATTATCAgcactaataaaaaaatctagaaacgtattttttttattaaatggtttattaaaaaagggccaaattaaaagtacctttaaccgacgagcatgcatgaaaagactgatgactgttgatgaagcgaaagaagtgtgtaagaaccgtggcaattggcgttccattgtctctgcctacccccatgggagacaggcgtgaggttatgtatgtatgtatgtatgaatggtTTATAAGTGTTCAATATTACCTTTTCTATACAGAATCTTTGTGGACCATTCGATCCCATAAGCTCAGCAAATCCTCCAACAGGAACTCTACAGGTACCAGTAACAAACTGCAGCAACCTGGCTCGCTTCTCGTTATCCATTTGTCGCACAAactaaaatagtaataaacatttttaaatagtacataaaaaaacacatacacTTCATTGCGTGGCgatgtttgttattaaatgaTTTAGGATTGTGAAATGTACTGTTACTAATATGgtactattattaatatgttataagaaataatatcaCACAAACCTGCCAGAACCACAGAACTTGTTTGCTGGTGCGAGTGTAATGTCTGTAGATAGTATTTCGTTGCCAATCATCGACGTCCACCTCCTGCATGCCGCACAACATCAATTCCAACTCACGCTCGTCAAAATATTTAAGCCACTCTAGGGGCACAACCtgcaattaataattaaaatagttatttacctTCTACTCAGGCAATTcttttaatttacgtaagtcGAAAGACgataagaaatttaaaaataattactttaaattttGATTTCTGACACAAATTTATATTGC includes:
- the LOC118273682 gene encoding alanine--tRNA ligase, cytoplasmic encodes the protein MDTSMSGNQIRQAFIDFFISKGHKYVHSSSTIPLDDPTLLFANAGMNQFKPIFLGSVDPNSDMAQYVRVVNTQKCIRAGGKHNDLDDVGKDVYHHTFFEMMGNWSFGDYFKKEICSWAWELLTEVYKLPKDRLYVTYFGGDAASGLEPDLECKEIWLKLGLPESHILPGSMKDNFWEMGETGPCGPCSELHYDRIGGREAAHLVNMDDPDVLEIWNLVFIQFNRESDGSLKLLPKKHIDCGLGLERLVSVIQNKRANYDTDFFMPIFKAIEVGTGTRPYTGKVGAEDVDGIDMAYRVLADHARTLTIALSDGGCPDNTGRGYVLRRILRRAVRYASEKLNAKPGFFGSLVHVVVELLGDVFPEITKDPLSLIQLINEEELQFLKTLTRGRNLLNRTIEKLNGKVIPGDVAWRLYDTYGFPIDLTQLMCEENGLTIDMEAYEKSKKESQLISQGKAAGQEDLLALDVHAISHLQDTGVPATDDSPKYNYVASSNESEAVYNFSPCIGTIIALRHNKQFVNEVSGQQCGVILDKTSFYAEQGGQIYDEGYMVKTDDDSVEFVVTNVQVKGGYVLHMGKLEGTLKVGDKLSLHIDTERRRLVMNNHTGTHVLNNVLRKVLGNDSDQRGSLVMPDRLRFDFTNKGPMTLKQIKDTEDQIKEIIYGNKPVYAKHTSLNEAKKIKGLRAMFDEHYPDPVRVVSVGIPVEELEKNPDGPAAYETSVEFCGGSHLHQTGHIGDYVIVSEEGIAKGIRRIVALTGPEALKAISKSSSLENEVNNIANFIKDQSDNLNQKEILRKIVDLTNEISQAQISYWKKEELRTMLKNLKKQLDDKERAAKALTITQVSERAKEICTEKKESKVIVSELKAFGNTKALDGALKQVKLLCPTTAAMFFSVDDETNKIFCLAAVPKNAIEKGLLASEWIQSVVPVIGGKGGGKAESGQASGNNFASLEEAMKVAEEFANLKLC